Within the Medicago truncatula cultivar Jemalong A17 chromosome 4, MtrunA17r5.0-ANR, whole genome shotgun sequence genome, the region ttgtgccttcaagtcAGTGAGGCATTGATGCAAAATCAGTGGCAGAGCTTGACTAATTTATTGAAGGGCCAACTAGGTTGATTTTATTGAGAGCCTACTAGCGTCTCTTTAGTTTGTGGTGGagataattgattttggttaattttAACTAAATGGTTTGTGTTTAgatacattcatataaaaataaggTAAACTAATTTGTGTgtgaaaatcaattctaaaatcAAAAGCTACTTGTTTAATCTGTTTGTTAGCTAAAAACCACATTTGCGATGAAACTCTAATTTATACTAGTTTCATAAAATTTACTATGGTTACCGTCGGGATGCACAACCAAACATTGGCTATGTAATGATGACAAAATGCTAGAAGGTGTGACCTATTTTGTTGCAATGTTGCAATCGAAATCAGATCTTTACCGTAGTATGTCAACACTTGATTACAACTGAGCATTTTAGACCATACATCAGGTTGCATATTTTGTAGGTACACTCAAACTAACATGCTTAGAGAAAACTTGGTAGAGCCCTGAATAGACCAATACATGCAACTCATTAACTATAGCTAGAATCCTTATATATGACAGGGCCCGCTACGTATGCAGGGACTAGCTAGCTATATACATTGCCAATTGAGGCAGGGGAACATTTTATTGTCCTGTGGATTAAAACATGCATCTGTTCTAAAATGGAGGGGATCGAACTGGTCTTCTTTATTGCAAGCTCTTTGAGTACAGAAGTTAGTTGTTTGTTTGTGAGAATTTTGAAGTCAGCCTGCTATGTTTTCAAAATATCAGAATTGTATCCTTATGTGATCTCTTATTATTATACGAGTAAGCAATTATTTTTGTCATTATTTTCCCTTTCATTCTTTAATCATTTTGATCCTCAACACATGAGAAAATTAGATTCAATGATTaaattaagtgaagaacatattcttaacatgctctctcaacactagatttttcttcacactatctttcaataatttaaaaattcagataatattttttttttaaattctgtaattcatttattgaatgttagaattttttttttttgaaaaaaaaaaattatttcaataaaattaaaattttggaaactatgataagtttttatttttctaaaaagaatatatttttttaatttcataataaaataagatattctgaaaaataaaataaaaatcctaaaaaaaatattttgaaattaaagttttttatttttctaagaaaataaaattctgaacaatttttttcattttttcaaaaaaataaattctaacattcaataaatgaattactgaatttaaaaaaaaaatctgaattttttaatatttttttaatttctgaaaattaattttcaaaatttttaaattgttggaagatagtgtgaagaaaaatctagtgttgagagagcatgttaagaatatgttctttacttaatctaatcattgaatccaactttcccatggtggaaaagtattaacctttcccatgtgaaatgacACCTATATTTCATTAGTTAGTAGAGTTCTTGAATGGCACCTATATTTCATTAGTTAGTAGAGTTCTTGAATGTATCTTCTATTAATCGTTTAGTTTATAAACGAGGTTTCTCAATTTGAATGTCTGATTAATAAAAAGCCAATCAAATTTCCAAGTACACGAGCCTTCAATTTAGTATCTAAATCTAAACTACATAAGTAGACCAAGTAGTTCTAAACTATATAAAATCTGTCaaaagactaaattgatggatttttatatactttagaactaaattgatgaattatttcaTATGATTTATAAATGAGGTTTCTCAATTAAAGAACCTGAATTTGACATGTAATATTATGAGGCAGCCGGCCGTTTACGATAGTGATGGTTGGGGTGAAACATGTTGTTAGGTGGTACACTGCTATGCTAGTTTACCGGTAGCTACATTGCTGCATAAGAAAATGTAACACGGTTGGTTTCATTAATGGTAGCTACACTGCAGCATGATTTGGTTTCTCTTCCAAGTTCTCTGGAGATAACAACAACCAAAGTATTTCCCCACTAGGTAGGGTTGGATATGTGGCCAAATCCCAGTTATTACAAGAGCACTTGAGACAGAGTATAGCCCAATTTAAAAGGATTTAAATCAAAGCGGCATTTCATACCACTGGTTATAGAACTCAATGGCATCATTTGATCCACGTACACAACTCCATCTAGTGGAAAagatcttgttgttgttgttgttgtcttcTATCAAAGCTGTTCCCGGATGGAATATTAATGACCTCCGCCGATGATGTGTTACCCTCAAGATTAGGCGTTTGATTTCTTGACAATGAGTTATCTACATATTCTCTTGTCCCCTTCCTCTTTTATGCCAGGCTTGTAACCACCTTTAGCTGTTCCCGGGTAGTTATCCTCGATTACTTGGTTCGTGCTTGTTACCATAACGTTCATGGATGAAACTATCTCAAAATGTTTCAATGGTTTGTCATATGATGTCGTTATGAGGACAGCGATAACAGACCTAGAAAAGGAATAATGGGCCAAAGATGATGTACATGGGCCATGAGGCAATACACATCTCGAGCAGAATGTGGCTTATGATCATGAAGCTTTAGCCAACTAGCAGGATGAATACGTCATGCAGTCCGAAATCATGTAAGGGAAAAATGCATGCAGTTTTACAGATAAGCGATGTGTGAATCATGCTTTATGATGTTCCACAGCCCGTAATTGATCTTCAGTACAAATCGTCGATCTTTAAAATTTCAACTGCTGAACACACAGAGACACCTTAGGTGTCTAATATCTGTTTCTAATTCCCTTCCCATCATTGTTTCTAATGACATAGAATGCACACAAATAACCAAGGTCAATAGCTTCATTGTAATTTGTAACCATTGAGCACCAAGCTTCAGCCACCAACAAACATTAGATAAACCCTTCTTTGCAAACAGACAGCTCATGTTCAACAGCTGAACACAGACCAGCCAACTATGTCGTAGTTTTACATCAAACAGAGGGACATACTATACAAGAGTAAATATGACATTGCATTTTCCGTATCTTAACACCACTAAACAGACTAAAGACAGATACACATTGGGGTGATAGAGATGCTACCCTAGTGTACTATTGTTGTTGCACATAACCATTTCATACATCAAAATGTAAAGCTTCCAATTTGAAATTCAAGTTCATGCAATAACATGACCAAATCCCATCATCCAATGTTCTAGTTATAAACATCTTTGATAAAACCTTTAACATTTCATGGTATCAACAAAAATAGGAGAAATGGCGCAATcatatgaaactatgataacgTGGCTCTCTTGTCACCACTtctcaccatcatcatcaccaacagagattcaaaatcaaaattatgagAAAATAACTTGCGAgaataaattgattaacaaaAATCAGCATTAAATTAAGTAGTCAACCAATGTCATCACttataatgtgtttggtaaagaTTCTAACCGACCGACACAAAGCCGAGTAGAACATGTTCTGGGACAAATTTTACCAAAGCAAAAATTTGATGCTTCAGTCAAGCATACGGTAAAACAATCAAAGCATTAATTTGGCATTGTCATAAATAAAGATCCAAAAGTATGCAGTATTTTCGTTCATTAGCAGCAGGACTTTAAATTGAAACTGAAATAAACCATCctcatatttttaaatgttccaaaatacaaaatatgtcAATCCATAAACAGACATCatgaatagaaagaaaataatagtaTTAGCACAGTCAAGGATAAGGTAGGGTTGTCCCTTATGATGTCAAGGTCCCAACCAGAGGcaaaaagaaaatcacataGATAACACAAGATATGAATTTTGCGGGTAATATTATCACAACATGGTTGCAATAATATAAATGCATTCACAAAAATAACATTTGAATCACGAAAATATTACAAATGTGAGAAAACCAAACAACAGAAGCTGAAAGCTATAACGTAGAGAAACCAATCGCGCCGGCAAAACAACCAGCAAGCAAATTATAACTCACAAAGAACACCTCAATCTTTACAGCTAAAGTACAACAATGATTCACACCACACATCAATAGCAAATTCACTTTCATTACAATCAAACAATAGCACAATGATTCACACCACACATGATAATTTTACCGAGAAACAAAGTTAAAACAGACAACTAATCagcaggaaaaaaaatatacataaaccTGAAAACAACATAACTAAGGGGCAACAACCCACAGCTATAAAGAATCTATAATTCAAACAGGAACTATGCTTACAGCTAGAGTATAAACTTTAAAGCTAGAATAGATATTGAAATGCTACTACCCATATACTATACAGAGATACAGCAAGGGTTATCTTATCTTATAACAATCACTTGGAAACGAGAAGTATTTCAGGTTTCTTGGCCTTGGTAGGTGTGTTGACATTTGAAGCAACAGCAGAAGCTGAAGTAATAGCATCCCTAGTCCTGTTATCAAGCTGAATGAGACTCCTTGTAGCAAGTATTGCTTGAGGCACCAAATCATGAGAAGCTCTAGCATACAAACACCTAACCGCAAAAGAAGCAGCATCTTTCACCTCTTGAGATATCAATGGACCCATCAAACAATGTCCTAGAATTCTCAATGTAGGTTGAAGTATCTCCCAAGGTAAAGGGATTCTATCCCCTTTAGCAATTCCCTTTGGAGATTCTTCACATTCAGGATCATGATGAATCTCCAAATTCCTCATGTTTTCTGCAACCTCCTCGATCTCAACTTCACTTTCACCATCACCATTGCTATAACCATTACCATTACCATTACTTAAAGCTAGAGTATTATTGAGGTTTTCGATTTGATCGAATTCTCTCCGGCAGGGGCAATCCTGACCGGCCCAACCGGCAGCAAATCTGGAAAATTCAAGCTTTGACCAGGAAGGCATATGTGAGATCTGAGAGAAGTAAGAATGAAGAGCGACACCGACGATGGAGGCACGTTTAGTGGATTTAACAGCAAGGTGAGGTTCAAGAGGAGGTGAAATTACACCAACAGAGGGGTTAGGGTTTTGAGAAGAAGATTTACGGAGGGGTGAATGGTAAATTGAGGGAATTGATAGATCAGGGATAGTAACAAGAAGAGGTTTACCAGCACGCGATTTTGTTTCAGAGGCGTAGAGGGCTAAGAGAACAGCTTCGAAACCGGCGAGGGAAGGTGGATCGGAGGAGTGGAGACGGGAGAGATAGAGACCAGAGAGAAGAGGGATGAAGGAGAGGACAACGAGACGGAGGTGAGGATCGGAGGAGAGGAAAGTGTCGTAAAGCCAGTGACAGAGAGGATCGGAGTGGGAACCGGAGAGGGAGGAGGAGAGAGCGGAGTAAGCGGTGGGAGAGGAGAGTAGAGAGAGAGCGGGGCGTTCGGAGTCGGCGAGAGGAGAGAGAGTGGAGGTGTGGGTAGGGAGGATTGAAGAGAGGGAGTGGATTCGGGAACGGGCTTTGGAAACTGATTCCCACCAAGAGTGCATTGGATCGTTGGTGTTGGTGATTCTGTTAGGGTTGTTGTTGGTGGCGGTGGTGGTGGTTACGGAGGAGGAGGATGAGTTGGAGTTGGAGGAACATTGTGGTgatgatgaattgttgttgttgttgttacggTGGTGATGATGAAACTCCATTTTGTTCTGATCAATCAATTTCTCCTCTCCTTCGATAGAGATACCTACTGCTACTagtattcaattcaattcaatattctACTGGTCCAAACTCAAAACTGTCACTCTATATATTCTAACTGTACAACTCACACTAGGCTAATTTCACCGTTTTTGTTAATCACACTGTTAGTCTTCCTCATATTTTGTTTACTTGACAAAATTACAGTTAAGTGATATCttgagtgttgttgttgttggttaagcATCATGCACGTTCACTCTTACCAAATACTAGTCTTCTGgtcaatattttataattttatatattatgatTGATAGTAATGTTTATATTTAGGATTGCTCCTCATTTTATCTCTAAATCGTCGCCAACTTTCTTTGAAAGATTTTTCTAGCCCTATaagttattaatattattaagtgcaagcgcaaataaaaatttataatggaCCTACCTATCAGATTTTTCCCCACACTCCATCAATGACTTGATAAGAAATATTAATGGCATTCACTCTCTCAACCATCACGTGTATCAGAAACCGACTTGGATCAATCAATTGGATCGGATTAACCGTGATTTGGAGATATGACTAGTTTGAGCCACCAAATCGGGCACCATGCTATGAAATCAATAAAAACTGACGTGACTCGATCCAAATTGGTAAAAAGTTGCAAGTATGTAGTTTCTGTTAACTATGTTAAGTCGACGCTTGgtttttcttttagaaaaaataaaacggAAAATATAAGATCAACGTCGTAGATTCGTCCGCCGAATCGTCGAACAAAAAAAAGAGGAACTAGAAGTAAGACCAGAGCTCTCAATTTGTGCATGTCCACAAAATTTAGCATTCATTTACATGATTGGGGTTTAAAAGCATCCAAGATTAAAGAGCAAATAACCTCAAATTTACATACCTAGGTCATGATAATAGTTTCTCTAAAACTATCCTTTATACTCCATGTAATGCTGGAAGTTAtactttaattttaatgtttagGGAGTATTACACTATgcttagtttctttttttttcttcttcttcattgtaTGTAAAAAACTTCAAAGATTgatttatatgttttatttgtatttgttttttttcttttttgtttggatgggttagactttaacaaaaaaaaaaaaacctttatattttacacatacattcaatattaaaatgtttttttttactatactTAAAATTTTGACCTACAAAAATTTACATGGGAAGAGTGGCGGagcttatttatttttgtagttgAACGAAACGAACTAGTACTACGTTGGAGACTCCGTCCCGACACAAAGTAAAGTACAATCGTTAGTTGCACTTACATCCTTGTTACTTCCGCCTCTGTTATAGATTTCTCTAGATTAACCCCCCTAATTTCAAGTTACACCCCCACACCACTCGCACAAACTGCATTTAACACAGTTCATCACAAACAAGCTCACTAAACCTCAACAATGGCATCCTCTACTTTCTCCAACACAATCTCACCCACTTTATCCACTCCCCATTCTCATTCCCCCAAATTCTCATCTCTCAGATCTCTGCATCTACCTACCCAGCTAAAGAACACTCATGCCACAAGAAGATTTACAATCTCTTGTTCTTCAGAATCCACTAATGCTCCAAAAGAAAACACCCCAATTGAATTAAGTACGCTTTTTTGTCCCCCTTTTATCATTTCACGTTCTCCATACCTTCAATTTCTCATTTTAATGGTTTTATGATTGTTACTTTGTTTCAGGGTTTCCTGCATTTCCAACCATATTGGATATCAATCAGATTCGTGATATTCTTCCTCACAGGTAAAAAAAGTTTGGTTTTTTAAGCTGTTTTTCACTGGTTGCGTccatttaatgttttatttttcttcatttttttggtatttattttgattgttgTTTTGGTGGGGTTTTGTTTAGGTTTCCATTTCTTCTAGTGGATAGAGTGATTGAATACAATCCTGGAGTTTCTGCAGTGGCTATAAAGAATGTAACAATAAATGATAACTTCTTTCCTGGACATTTTCCAGAAAGACCTATCATGCCTGGTGTTCTAATGGTTGAGGTAATCAGGCCACCCTTTTATAGTTTGTCTGTTATAGCTGTTTGTTTGTTGATACATGAGTTTGAAGTATTCAATGTTATGCCTTATGTGCTACGCAAGTTGTGTGATTGATTAACTCAAATATATACCATTTGAATTTGGAATATCGGCCTATTACAAGGTACTTTCATTTAGTTGTATACTTGGATAAATGAGATGATGAAGCTCTAATGTATTTATTTGAAACTCTAAGAACTCATTATGTGTTAATAATCTAGATTGTAGAAAGATATTAGCTATTATTGAAATGCCGACGGTGTGATTACTTGTATTTTAGAGATATAGCTTTGCAAGTGATTTGTGAATAATGGTGGTCCAACAAGTGGGTAAGAGATAGTTATGAATTTATCAGCA harbors:
- the LOC25493281 gene encoding ras guanine nucleotide exchange factor G, which translates into the protein MEFHHHHRNNNNNNSSSPQCSSNSNSSSSSVTTTTATNNNPNRITNTNDPMHSWWESVSKARSRIHSLSSILPTHTSTLSPLADSERPALSLLSSPTAYSALSSSLSGSHSDPLCHWLYDTFLSSDPHLRLVVLSFIPLLSGLYLSRLHSSDPPSLAGFEAVLLALYASETKSRAGKPLLVTIPDLSIPSIYHSPLRKSSSQNPNPSVGVISPPLEPHLAVKSTKRASIVGVALHSYFSQISHMPSWSKLEFSRFAAGWAGQDCPCRREFDQIENLNNTLALSNGNGNGYSNGDGESEVEIEEVAENMRNLEIHHDPECEESPKGIAKGDRIPLPWEILQPTLRILGHCLMGPLISQEVKDAASFAVRCLYARASHDLVPQAILATRSLIQLDNRTRDAITSASAVASNVNTPTKAKKPEILLVSK
- the LOC25493282 gene encoding 3-hydroxyacyl-[acyl-carrier-protein] dehydratase FabZ codes for the protein MASSTFSNTISPTLSTPHSHSPKFSSLRSLHLPTQLKNTHATRRFTISCSSESTNAPKENTPIELRFPAFPTILDINQIRDILPHRFPFLLVDRVIEYNPGVSAVAIKNVTINDNFFPGHFPERPIMPGVLMVEALAQVGGLVMLQPEVGGSRENFFFAGIDKVRFRKPVIAGDTLVMRMTLIKLQKRFGIAKMEGKAFVGGEVVCEGEFLMATGSASE